The Paenibacillus sp. MBLB1832 genome has a window encoding:
- the veg gene encoding biofilm formation stimulator Veg: protein MAKNALLEIKRSLEPHVGQKIMLRANGGRRKTVERSGVLEETYPSVFIVKLDQESHAFKRVSYSYADILTESVEVTVCNDDGQVRITYIQH, encoded by the coding sequence ATGGCAAAAAATGCGCTGTTGGAAATCAAACGCAGTTTGGAGCCCCACGTCGGGCAGAAGATCATGTTGAGAGCGAATGGCGGCCGTCGCAAGACTGTCGAGCGTTCTGGAGTTTTAGAAGAAACCTACCCTTCTGTGTTTATTGTGAAATTAGATCAAGAATCCCACGCTTTCAAACGAGTGTCATACAGCTACGCCGATATTCTGACCGAGTCCGTTGAAGTAACGGTTTGTAACGATGATGGACAGGTTCGCATCACTTATATCCAACATTAG
- the ispE gene encoding 4-(cytidine 5'-diphospho)-2-C-methyl-D-erythritol kinase translates to MKIFEKAPAKINLSLDVLHKRPDGYHEVEMVMTMVDLADRIEMQEMARDTIIISSQAGYIPLDEKNLAFQAARLIKDRYDVKQGVYIHLDKRIPVAAGLAGGSSDAAATLRGLNRLWNLNISNEELQILGAELGSDVPFCVTGGTALATGRGEKLEPISAPPQCWVVLAKPPINVSTSEIYGKLNARGIKQHPSTAGVLSAIRDKQFDRLCDNLGNVLEGVTLDLYPEVRHLKECMQRLGADGVLMSGSGPTVFGLVSKEAKVARIYNGLRGFCKDVYAVRMLT, encoded by the coding sequence ATGAAGATTTTTGAGAAAGCACCAGCAAAAATTAATTTATCTTTGGATGTTCTACATAAACGACCGGACGGTTATCACGAAGTCGAAATGGTGATGACGATGGTTGATCTGGCGGATCGGATCGAAATGCAGGAGATGGCGCGAGATACCATCATTATCTCAAGTCAGGCGGGCTATATTCCGCTGGACGAGAAGAATCTGGCCTTTCAGGCCGCACGCCTCATCAAGGACCGCTATGACGTCAAGCAAGGCGTGTACATTCATTTGGATAAGCGAATCCCTGTAGCGGCAGGATTGGCTGGCGGAAGCAGTGACGCGGCGGCTACACTTAGAGGGCTTAATCGGTTGTGGAACCTCAACATTTCGAATGAGGAGCTCCAGATTCTTGGCGCAGAGCTTGGCTCTGACGTCCCTTTCTGTGTCACAGGCGGAACGGCGCTTGCGACTGGACGCGGTGAGAAGCTGGAGCCTATCTCGGCGCCCCCGCAATGCTGGGTCGTGCTGGCGAAGCCTCCGATCAACGTATCAACGTCCGAGATCTACGGGAAGCTGAACGCGCGTGGGATTAAGCAACACCCATCTACGGCAGGCGTGCTGAGTGCGATCAGGGACAAGCAGTTTGACCGCCTTTGCGACAATCTGGGCAATGTGCTGGAGGGAGTGACCTTGGATCTCTATCCAGAGGTGAGACATCTCAAGGAATGCATGCAGCGCTTGGGCGCAGACGGCGTGCTGATGTCTGGCAGCGGACCGACGGTGTTCGGCCTCGTATCCAAGGAAGCCAAGGTAGCGCGTATTTATAACGGGTTGCGCGGCTTCTGTAAAGATGTTTATGCCGTGCGGATGTTGACGTAA